A region from the Bacteroidota bacterium genome encodes:
- a CDS encoding Mrp/NBP35 family ATP-binding protein produces MNQITKQSVIDTLKEVIYFPKGDNIVNLGMLDGLEVSEGKVSFRLVFPKLNEPPVRIVSATAEKMLRERFGQDFALEIIPITEKEKGLGPLAGVRNIIAVVSGKGGVGKSTVAANLAIALSKKGFRVGLIDADIYGPSVPVMFGVVDEMPEARERNGKPAIVPIEKHGIKLLSIGFFVDVTKPLVWRGPMATSALNQLLGDADWGILDYLVIDMPPGTGDIQLTLAQSYSVTGAVVVTTPQKVAFADVHRAANMFKQEKLTIPLLGLIENMAYFVPSDLPDRKYYIFGRTNGERFAEVLGVQFLGQIPIVDQIASSGDSGSPIALDDNHPISKAFAEVAEKVIESVNKN; encoded by the coding sequence ATGAATCAAATTACCAAACAGTCTGTAATTGACACACTTAAAGAGGTTATTTATTTTCCGAAGGGCGACAATATTGTCAATCTTGGGATGCTCGACGGGCTGGAAGTTTCAGAAGGTAAGGTGAGTTTCAGGCTGGTTTTTCCAAAGCTCAACGAGCCCCCTGTGCGTATCGTGAGTGCCACCGCCGAGAAAATGCTCCGCGAACGTTTTGGTCAGGACTTTGCCCTCGAAATCATCCCGATAACTGAAAAGGAAAAAGGCCTCGGTCCGTTGGCCGGGGTACGCAATATCATCGCCGTAGTTTCGGGCAAAGGTGGGGTGGGCAAATCCACTGTGGCAGCTAACCTTGCTATCGCATTGTCGAAAAAGGGTTTTCGTGTCGGGCTCATCGATGCCGATATTTACGGGCCTTCGGTGCCTGTGATGTTTGGCGTGGTGGACGAGATGCCCGAAGCCAGAGAAAGAAATGGCAAGCCCGCCATCGTTCCGATTGAGAAACATGGCATCAAGCTGCTTTCGATCGGTTTTTTTGTGGATGTGACCAAACCCCTGGTCTGGCGTGGGCCGATGGCTACCAGCGCCCTGAACCAACTGCTGGGCGATGCCGACTGGGGAATACTCGATTACCTGGTCATCGACATGCCTCCGGGCACAGGCGACATTCAGCTGACATTGGCACAGTCCTATTCCGTGACAGGCGCCGTTGTGGTCACTACCCCGCAAAAAGTGGCATTTGCTGATGTGCACCGGGCTGCAAATATGTTCAAGCAGGAAAAATTAACCATTCCTTTGCTTGGACTCATTGAAAATATGGCCTATTTTGTGCCTTCCGACCTGCCCGACAGAAAGTATTATATCTTTGGTCGGACGAATGGTGAACGCTTTGCTGAAGTTCTGGGGGTACAATTCCTTGGGCAAATCCCCATTGTGGATCAGATTGCCTCATCGGGTGATTCCGGCTCACCCATTGCCCTCGACGATAATCACCCCATCTCCAAAGCTTTTGCCGAAGTTGCGGAAAAAGTTATTGAAAGCGTAAACAAAAATTAA
- a CDS encoding NifU family protein, which produces MAEDKEVLVRKVKNIIEQVRPYLQQDGGDISFVELTDDLVVNVELTGACGSCPYSTMTLKNGVENTIRKAIPEIKSVEAVNLG; this is translated from the coding sequence ATGGCCGAAGACAAAGAAGTATTGGTTCGTAAAGTGAAGAACATTATCGAGCAGGTGCGTCCTTACCTGCAGCAGGATGGAGGCGACATCAGCTTTGTGGAGCTTACCGACGACCTTGTGGTGAACGTGGAACTCACAGGGGCATGCGGATCCTGCCCATACAGCACCATGACCCTAAAGAATGGGGTGGAAAACACCATCCGCAAGGCGATACCCGAGATTAAATCGGTGGAAGCTGTCAATCTGGGCTAA
- a CDS encoding NAD+ synthase, giving the protein MKIALAQINFRIGDFEANTKKILEALALARTKGADLAVFAELSVCGYPPLDFLEFDDFIRQTEAALQDIADHCQDIAAIVGAPSRNRGDKGKPLFNSAAFCYKGQIDFFHKGLLPNYDVFDEYRYFEPAKSFRTLHFKGLTIALTICEDIWDLGQSRLYTIDPMAELQKDKPDLMINIAASPFHYNQAKRRHEVLKANVEKYGIPLVYVNHVGAQTELIFDGGSAAMMANGKVGCLLPYFAEAIEIVDTAHLEKSEEGFEPDFSQKTALIHDALITGIRDYFGKMGFKKAVLGLSGGIDSAVTMALAARALGPENVTGILMPSQFSSTHSVTDAIALAENLGCPHYTVPIAPPYETVEKVLQPIFEGTPFGLTEENMQARLRGLILMAYANKFNHILLNTSNKSEAAVGYGTLYGDMNGGLSVLGDVYKTEVYELARYINKDGEFIPDNSITKPPSAELRPGQLDSDSLPDYAILDQILYQYIEQRQGPQELVQMGFDAGLVKRVLRLVNMNEYKRKQTPPILRVSPKAFGMGRRMPIVAKYLS; this is encoded by the coding sequence GTGAAAATCGCTTTAGCGCAGATCAATTTCCGGATAGGCGATTTTGAGGCCAACACAAAAAAAATCCTCGAAGCGCTTGCCTTAGCCCGGACAAAGGGAGCCGACCTGGCAGTATTTGCCGAATTGTCCGTTTGTGGTTATCCCCCACTCGATTTTCTGGAGTTCGACGATTTCATCCGCCAGACAGAGGCAGCCCTTCAAGACATAGCCGACCATTGTCAGGATATTGCGGCCATTGTGGGTGCGCCAAGCCGAAACAGGGGCGACAAAGGCAAACCTCTGTTCAATTCCGCTGCATTTTGCTACAAAGGGCAGATCGATTTTTTTCACAAAGGCCTGTTGCCAAACTACGACGTATTTGACGAATACCGCTATTTTGAACCTGCAAAGTCATTCCGGACACTTCATTTTAAAGGGCTTACAATAGCTCTTACCATTTGCGAAGACATCTGGGATCTGGGGCAAAGCCGGCTCTATACCATCGACCCAATGGCTGAGCTGCAGAAAGACAAACCCGACCTGATGATCAACATAGCGGCTTCGCCCTTTCATTACAACCAGGCAAAACGCCGGCATGAGGTACTCAAAGCAAACGTCGAAAAATATGGTATCCCGCTCGTCTACGTCAACCACGTGGGCGCACAAACTGAGTTGATCTTCGACGGTGGGTCGGCCGCCATGATGGCCAATGGCAAGGTGGGCTGCCTGCTGCCTTATTTTGCCGAAGCCATAGAGATTGTTGATACTGCCCATCTTGAAAAATCTGAGGAAGGTTTTGAGCCCGATTTCAGCCAAAAAACCGCATTGATTCACGATGCCCTCATCACCGGCATCCGCGACTATTTCGGGAAGATGGGATTCAAAAAAGCAGTGCTCGGTCTGTCGGGTGGCATCGATTCGGCTGTGACCATGGCACTTGCCGCGCGCGCACTCGGACCTGAAAACGTAACAGGCATCCTCATGCCTTCGCAGTTTTCTAGCACGCACTCGGTGACCGACGCAATTGCGCTGGCTGAAAATCTGGGATGCCCTCACTATACCGTTCCCATTGCACCACCTTACGAAACTGTCGAAAAAGTGCTCCAGCCCATTTTTGAAGGCACACCTTTCGGGCTGACAGAAGAAAACATGCAAGCGAGGCTGCGGGGGTTGATTTTGATGGCATACGCCAACAAATTCAACCATATCCTGCTCAATACCAGCAACAAAAGTGAGGCAGCAGTGGGTTACGGCACGCTGTACGGCGACATGAACGGCGGACTGTCGGTGCTTGGTGATGTGTACAAAACTGAGGTATATGAGCTAGCCCGGTACATCAACAAAGATGGTGAATTTATCCCCGATAACAGCATCACCAAACCGCCTTCGGCCGAGTTGCGCCCCGGCCAGCTCGACTCGGACAGCCTGCCGGATTATGCCATACTCGACCAGATATTGTATCAGTACATTGAACAGCGTCAAGGCCCCCAGGAACTCGTTCAGATGGGCTTCGACGCCGGTTTGGTAAAGCGGGTGCTGAGGCTGGTGAACATGAACGAGTACAAGCGAAAACAAACCCCGCCCATCCTCAGGGTATCGCCCAAGGCATTCGGCATGGGCCGGAGAATGCCCATCGTGGCAAAATATCTGAGCTGA
- a CDS encoding PorT family protein: MARNLLLTIFLAISVTSFAQEKAFQFGFELAPNIGWVSPNTNNYETDGVRMGFSWGFVGDIYLVENYAINTGLRFLYLNGKYTFPEKKDDSNGLTRRKLNTSYVQIPAVLRMRTQEISNGYSIYGDFGLALALRLNASADEKFYVNDRLFGTENKKDVDNEMRYSRTSMIIGAGVYKELAETTKLNIGLRWDNGLLNVLKGTNNISGDKVKGTFSFLELKVGVLF; encoded by the coding sequence ATGGCACGCAATTTACTCCTCACCATTTTTTTGGCAATATCAGTTACTTCATTTGCACAGGAAAAGGCATTTCAGTTTGGCTTTGAGCTGGCGCCCAACATCGGTTGGGTCAGCCCGAATACCAACAACTATGAAACCGATGGCGTAAGAATGGGTTTCAGCTGGGGTTTTGTCGGAGACATCTACCTCGTTGAAAACTATGCCATTAACACTGGCCTTAGATTCCTTTACCTGAACGGGAAATATACATTCCCCGAAAAAAAAGATGACTCCAATGGTTTAACCCGCCGCAAGCTAAACACCAGTTACGTTCAGATTCCGGCAGTTTTGCGCATGCGCACACAGGAAATCAGCAACGGCTATTCCATTTACGGTGATTTTGGGTTGGCCCTGGCCCTCAGGCTCAATGCCTCGGCAGATGAAAAATTTTATGTCAACGATCGTTTGTTCGGCACGGAAAACAAAAAAGACGTGGACAATGAGATGCGCTACAGCCGCACTTCGATGATCATCGGCGCCGGGGTGTACAAAGAACTTGCAGAAACGACAAAGCTCAATATCGGCTTGCGCTGGGACAACGGCCTGCTCAATGTGCTCAAAGGCACCAACAACATTTCGGGCGACAAGGTGAAAGGCACTTTTAGCTTCCTTGAGCTTAAGGTCGGAGTGTTGTTTTAA